GAGATGCAGGACGAACGGACGATCGATGTGCAAAAACGACAAATTATCTTGCGAAAGGCTCAGCATCTGGCACATTCGATTGATTTTAAACTCACTCCCGCCCTCCTAACTAAACCAGACCAGTCAGGAGAACATTTATTAAGAGGCGCAGAAGCATAATTATTTCGTTTTTTGGGTCAGAAAACGTAGATATGTTCAAACTGTAAGCTATTTCACAGACTACATCAGAGAAGAATTCGATAATTAAAATAGGGTTTTATCCCCAATATTACAAAGGCTCAGTTCCTACTGATTCAGGTAGGAGGTTTTGACATGAACGAAAATAATCCAACCGAACAACACCAGGATTCTGAAACTAAGTGGCAGCCTTGCGCTTCAGGTGATTTAAGCCAATTTGTGTCAGTCATGAAAAAACGCAAACAAGTCAGTCGTTTCATTACTGGTGCGGAGATCGTAACTGCTTGTCTGATCATAGGTATGGTTGGTTTTTTTGGTATGAATCAGCTCTCGGGACCTTCCAGTCAGACTATTCAAGTCTCAACAGAGGATTCGGAAAACTTTTGCCCTGGCGGAATTTACTGTCCTGAAGTCATCGATCATGCCAAAGATTATGTGTCAAATCTGTTAGACCAGGAACTGACCCAGAAAATCGAAGCTCATCTGGTGAATTGTCCTCATTGCCAAAAAAAGGTTGATCAACTTAGGGCAAACATGGACAATAACGCAGCCGACCAGAAAGCCGCCTTACTGAAGCAGGCTAAATGGGAGGCCTATCTACTGGCGTTAAATCAGTAGTAGCCTTTTTCTTTATGATGCACATCAGCCATCTTGCCGTTCGATGTCTGATTCCCTGAAAGGATTGAGGGAATGTCCCCGGAAGAAGAAACACCTGAATCCAATGAAACAACCATCTTCAACGAAGATGATTTTCTAGCTGCATTTGCATCGAACGGCGAAGTCGATGAAAAACTAGATGCCGATTACGAGCGCGCCATCGAAGCGCTTGAAGCAGTTGAACGCGATCTGGAACTCCCGGAAGTCCAGAACGGTATTGATAACAACGAAGCGCTTCAATCAGAGGCATCTGCAAATAAACAACAGGCTAGTTCTCTAACCGAGTCTCAGAGAGAAGCACGAGTTCCTCCCAGACAGATCATTGAAGCCGCTTTGTTTGTGGGAGGAGAACCATTAACAACTAAAAAATTGTGCAATCTTCTGAATAGTGAATTTTCTTCTTCCTATGTTGACGATTTACTGGATGACCTCAATCGTCAATACATTGATGAAGCACGGCCATATGAAATTCGCATGGAAGAAGGTGGCTATCGGCTCGTGCTACGTCACGACTTCGAACGCATTCGAAACCGGGTATTTGGTTTTGGCCCCAAAGAGGTCAAACTCTCACAGGATGCACTAGAAGTGCTCGCACTCGTGGCTTATCACCAACCTATCAGCAAAGACCAAATCATCGAAGCCGGCAAGGAGAAAGCTGTGGGTGTTTTACGCCAACTTTTAAGGCGCGAGCTCATTGCCATCGAACGCGAAGCAGAAGGCAAATCAGATGTCAAATACATCACCACTGCCCGCTTCCTGCAAGTCTTCGGTTTGGGGAACATAGAAGAACTCCCCTATAGCGAATCATTGAGCCATAAATAGACTTCTTCTATTGGCATCACTATTGAGCGCACTTTCAAATGCGATACTGTGCCATTACAACAATGTCTTGATAATCTCCATTAAGGTATCGTGCGTATCTTTTGATGCCCTCAACCTGATATCCATATTTTTTATAAAGATTCAGTGCGACTTCATTGTCAGAGAAGACCTCTAGCTCTAAACGTTTTAAACCCTGCAGCCAGGCGTGCTCAATCGTTTTTTCTAAAAGTCGTTGACCTATACCCTGACCTCGAAATTCTGAGATTACCCCGATGCCAAGTGAACCAACATGTGTCATCGACTGACGAGTGAACGGGATAATATCCGCCCAGCCAACAATAGTCTCATTTGACTCAGCTACGTACTGGGCATGATTATTTTCAATATTAGATCTTATAAACGTCTGCGTGCTTTCAAAAGGTGGTGGTTCAAGTGTCAAAATGTATTTCTTCTCAGCAGCGACACTTGAGAGCGCCTTGTAGAAACCTTTTGCATCTTTTAATTCAATTTGTCTAACTGTAATACTCATTTTTCTTACTACTACATCTATGATTTCGCATATCTTTTTCAAATGTGATCACTCTTAGACACAAAATCTTAAAAAATGTTCGTTTTCAGAGAGGCGCCAGAGTATTTATGCTTACCATATTTCGAAAATAACCAGCATCAAAGCGACGATGGCAATCAAGATCGCTACCATCAGAATTGGGATATAGATACGAGGAGAGATATTTGAGGGATCTTCGTCGGCAACGATCTTTCCACCACTGAGAATGATGAGCCATTTAGGGAGTTCACCATAGATCGTATAAACGGTTCCCAGCACAACACCAATACACAACATCACCTGAATGCGAAGGTCATCAACACCACCAACGAAAGTCCAACCGAACAAGACAAGCAAAATCAGCGAAAGCAAACCAGAAGTGATACGTTTTGGTGACACGAAGTACTATCCCCTCGTCAGAAGCTGACTGAGCACCGGTACTGACTTACTTGTCATTCGTCAAATGCGATACTCTGAGCTTGTAACCCGACCACAGCGCGATCAAAGCCCAGGCAATAGACGTCGTTCCCATGTATCGATACATCGCCAATCGACCAAGGTTTCCACCAGGATTGTCTGGCATAAATATCTCTGCGACAAGCACTCCGGAAAAACCAAGCAGGGCACAGAAACCGAATACCATCAGGAAAACCCAGTGCTGCTTACTATTAATTTGGTAATTATTCATCATTCATCTCGTCCTCAATAACATATTTATTCAATATTTTAACTGATTGACTGATACTTCATCCAGACATATTCTACCGGTTGCCTCTGATTAAATGTTTTCTGCACATCAGCTGGAAGGACCTTAAAGCCTGACTTTTGATAGCAACGAATTGCAATGGTATTTTCAGGCAAGACTCGCAGAAAACGATCCACTAAACCAAATGTTTCTGACTGAGCGACTAATGCTGTCACAAACATCTGACCAATTCCTTTGTTCCGAGATGCTGGATGTACAATGATTCTAGCGAGTTCGATCTCCTGTTCTGATTCATCGATCCATAATTCCCCATATGCGACTAATTGACCTTTATGTCGGCCAATGAAAGTGTGCGTCTCAGGATCATCATGCCAGATACGAAATTGCTCCAATTTGAGAGGAAAAACAGCATCTGCTCCTGCCCATGTCTTGAGTTCGTTGGTATCGCGAGGCCAGCTTGCAATTTCAACGGAATCATCTTCTGAAAAAGGTAAAAGTGTCAAACACATTGAACTGAACCAAACTTGAAAATGATCGCTGGACCCCTTCTCGTTATGAAAGATCTTTCATGAAAAAGTGCTTGTCATGTCCGTGCGAATCCCAATTGGGCAAACATCCTACTTCTCGGTATCCAAGTCGACGATAAAAATCGGGTGCCTGGTAAGACATGGTGTCTACATAGGAGGATCTGCATCCGCGATCAACGGCCATACGCTCAGCTTCCGTAACAAGGAGGCAACCTACGCCCATTGATCGATAATTGGACAATACCGCCATGACGTCTATTCTCAACCATTGATGTAGAAAGGAACCCTGCAAGCCTCCAATAACCTCGTCGTGAACGTCCCGTGCAGATAGAAACAAAGGAAGCTCTTGCCCTCGATCAAGTGATTCCATGAATTCACCATTCTGCTGATAATTGAAATCACGAAGCCATGTGAGAATAGCTTCCAGTTCACTGGCTCTAACCTCTGCAGTAACTTTAATTGAATTCACTGGCCTCACTATCATTAACAGTAAAACGTACGCGAAATCGTCGGCTTGTCGACCTACGCTGAGGTGATACCGTAGTATAATTTTCTCCCATTTCGGTACTCAACATTTCATCATCGACCACGTCGGAAAGCATTTCACCTGCACTTCTACTCTTAACAGAACTCGATTGAGGTTCCTCAATGATTGTTAAAACACCTGATAATTTCAGGCCTGCTTCTGATGCCAGAATGCTTGCTTTTTCTTTCGCCTCAGTAATGACCATTTTGAGTGAATGATCTACTACATTATCTTTGATTGAGAATTTTGGTTGAGGAGCACTTAATGATAGCGATTTCTTGATAGGTGAGAAAAAAGACTGTTTCGTTGTCGTATAGATTTTTTCAATCTTAGCCATTGCTTTAATCAAGGTTGAAATATCAGCATGACTGGCCTTTAATTGATGGCTTACTGATTTCCAATCTGTATTGTAGAACCAAGATCGGTCTCCTCCGCCTTCCTGTATATTTTCTTCAGTGATTCCTGCTTTTCTCAATGCAGCGATAACTTCATCACGCAGCTTCAATGAATCTTCAAGACAAGAATGCTGATTCTTTTTTCGATTAGATACAACAATTTCTATTTCCGTTTGATAAGATTCAACATGACGGACTACTTTTGAGTGAGCGATCACTTCTATGAAGCGGGTAGTGTCTGCCATTACTTCATTCCCTCTACAGATGCCCGACTTATTTGAACGTGCTGATCTAATTCCTCATCGTCACAAGAAACAGTAACTTAACAATATCAGACATCAAATTTGTACTCAAGAATGAAATTTTCTCGCGCCAAATTTTGTTAAACTCCAAAAACCTCTTCGAGTGCGGCGCGCATGACACGTGGGTCAGGGTCGACGCCGGTCCAAAGCTTGAAACCGATCACTCCCTGGTTGACAAGCATGCCCAGTCCATCGAGGGTAGGGCAGCCTGCTTTGGCGGCTTCGCGGAGCAGATGAGTCTGGGGTGGATTGGGAATCACATCTGAAACTATCATATTTGGTTTGAGAGAGGAATAATCGATGGGGAAAACGGCATCCACATCAGGAAACAAGCCGATGGATGTAGCGTTAATCACTACATCAACATCTTCTGGAACTGAGTAGTTTCCTTCCCATGGCACAAAGGTCACAGGTATGCCGGTTTTTTCTTTTAACAGCTCAGCGAGTTCTTCCCCTCGCTGTGTACTCCGATTCACGATCGTGATTTCAGCGGCTCCCGATAATGCCGTTTCGACGCCGATCGCGCGGGCCGCACCACCGGCGCCAAACATCAGAATTTTTTTGCCTTGCGGATCGGTGAGTTCTTTTAGCGATTGTACAAAACCTTTGCCATCCGTATTCTCGCCAATGAGTTGATCATCTTTTCGCACGATACAATTCACGGCTCCCATCATGGCGGCGGCATCACTCACACCATCCAGATATTGAATCACAGCGACTTTGTGCGGAATTGTTAAATTCGCACCGCGAAATCCCATCGCTCTTAAACCGCCGATAGCCTGCTCCAGATTTTCCGGTGCGACTTCAATGGTTTGATAACGCCACTCCAGACCACAGTCTTTGTAAGCTGCTTCCATCATACACTGCGATGGGTTTTCTGCTATGGGTTGCCCGAATACACAAGTCAGTTCTTGTTTGAAATTAAGCGGCTCACTCATGCTGTTCCTTATTTATCTACTTCTTGATTGAGTCTAACTTACTTGATAACAGTGTTGCTCTTATCGCTTGTGGAAACCGAGTGCCTCAAAAATACGTTTGCAGGCGGGTGATCGATTCAGAGCATAAAAATGAATTCCGGGCACGCCATCATCAATTAACTCCTGGCACTGTTTGATGGCGTATTCGACGCCGATTTCAAATTGTGCTGTAGCGTCGTCCTTTACAGACTCCAGCTTGCCCTTAAGTTCCACAGGTAACGTTGAATTGCACATCGCCGTGATACGCTGAATTCGTTTGAATTCCGTGATGGGCATGATACCGGGAATAATAGGACAGTGAATTCCCGCTTGTACACATCGTTCGCGAAAATCATGAAAACAGGAATTATTAAAAAAGAGCTGTGTATAAACGGCGTCTGCTCCCGCATCGACTTTTCGTTTCAAGTTTGCTAGATCCGTTTTCGCATCTACTGCATCGGGATGAACTTCCGGATAGCCGGCGACACCTATTCCCATCTTAGG
The Gimesia aquarii DNA segment above includes these coding regions:
- a CDS encoding anti-sigma factor family protein, with the translated sequence MNENNPTEQHQDSETKWQPCASGDLSQFVSVMKKRKQVSRFITGAEIVTACLIIGMVGFFGMNQLSGPSSQTIQVSTEDSENFCPGGIYCPEVIDHAKDYVSNLLDQELTQKIEAHLVNCPHCQKKVDQLRANMDNNAADQKAALLKQAKWEAYLLALNQ
- a CDS encoding SMC-Scp complex subunit ScpB, encoding MSPEEETPESNETTIFNEDDFLAAFASNGEVDEKLDADYERAIEALEAVERDLELPEVQNGIDNNEALQSEASANKQQASSLTESQREARVPPRQIIEAALFVGGEPLTTKKLCNLLNSEFSSSYVDDLLDDLNRQYIDEARPYEIRMEEGGYRLVLRHDFERIRNRVFGFGPKEVKLSQDALEVLALVAYHQPISKDQIIEAGKEKAVGVLRQLLRRELIAIEREAEGKSDVKYITTARFLQVFGLGNIEELPYSESLSHK
- a CDS encoding GNAT family N-acetyltransferase, whose amino-acid sequence is MSITVRQIELKDAKGFYKALSSVAAEKKYILTLEPPPFESTQTFIRSNIENNHAQYVAESNETIVGWADIIPFTRQSMTHVGSLGIGVISEFRGQGIGQRLLEKTIEHAWLQGLKRLELEVFSDNEVALNLYKKYGYQVEGIKRYARYLNGDYQDIVVMAQYRI
- a CDS encoding GNAT family N-acetyltransferase produces the protein MCLTLLPFSEDDSVEIASWPRDTNELKTWAGADAVFPLKLEQFRIWHDDPETHTFIGRHKGQLVAYGELWIDESEQEIELARIIVHPASRNKGIGQMFVTALVAQSETFGLVDRFLRVLPENTIAIRCYQKSGFKVLPADVQKTFNQRQPVEYVWMKYQSIS
- a CDS encoding GNAT family N-acetyltransferase, with translation MNSIKVTAEVRASELEAILTWLRDFNYQQNGEFMESLDRGQELPLFLSARDVHDEVIGGLQGSFLHQWLRIDVMAVLSNYRSMGVGCLLVTEAERMAVDRGCRSSYVDTMSYQAPDFYRRLGYREVGCLPNWDSHGHDKHFFMKDLS
- a CDS encoding SIMPL domain-containing protein (The SIMPL domain is named for its presence in mouse protein SIMPL (signalling molecule that associates with mouse pelle-like kinase). Bacterial member BP26, from Brucella, was shown to assemble into a channel-like structure, while YggE from E. coli has been associated with resistance to oxidative stress.): MIAHSKVVRHVESYQTEIEIVVSNRKKNQHSCLEDSLKLRDEVIAALRKAGITEENIQEGGGDRSWFYNTDWKSVSHQLKASHADISTLIKAMAKIEKIYTTTKQSFFSPIKKSLSLSAPQPKFSIKDNVVDHSLKMVITEAKEKASILASEAGLKLSGVLTIIEEPQSSSVKSRSAGEMLSDVVDDEMLSTEMGENYTTVSPQRRSTSRRFRVRFTVNDSEASEFN
- a CDS encoding shikimate dehydrogenase, producing the protein MSEPLNFKQELTCVFGQPIAENPSQCMMEAAYKDCGLEWRYQTIEVAPENLEQAIGGLRAMGFRGANLTIPHKVAVIQYLDGVSDAAAMMGAVNCIVRKDDQLIGENTDGKGFVQSLKELTDPQGKKILMFGAGGAARAIGVETALSGAAEITIVNRSTQRGEELAELLKEKTGIPVTFVPWEGNYSVPEDVDVVINATSIGLFPDVDAVFPIDYSSLKPNMIVSDVIPNPPQTHLLREAAKAGCPTLDGLGMLVNQGVIGFKLWTGVDPDPRVMRAALEEVFGV
- the metF gene encoding methylenetetrahydrofolate reductase [NAD(P)H], which translates into the protein MTRISELYQSGTFDLSVEIFPPKSEKGDANLFKTLEELIGYQPAFVSCTYGAGGSTSKRTIELCKIIQDRFQTPATAHFTCVVSTREELIEWLKNASEAGINNIMALRGDPPEGQETFIPADGGLRYANELVALIREHFPKMGIGVAGYPEVHPDAVDAKTDLANLKRKVDAGADAVYTQLFFNNSCFHDFRERCVQAGIHCPIIPGIMPITEFKRIQRITAMCNSTLPVELKGKLESVKDDATAQFEIGVEYAIKQCQELIDDGVPGIHFYALNRSPACKRIFEALGFHKR